In Methanosphaera sp. ISO3-F5, a genomic segment contains:
- a CDS encoding helix-turn-helix domain-containing protein has product MDEYKEIFESWGGPDCPMEATVELIGRKWVIALIRDMYVGKKHFTEFKKNKPALNNSVLSDTLKFMCEKGLVEKIIIDEDKRSNTEYHLTDKAKKLNHVIYAMILYGLDVLDCCDELPEIKHKMKKGYYELFEIGDYKE; this is encoded by the coding sequence ATGGATGAATACAAAGAAATTTTTGAATCATGGGGTGGCCCAGATTGTCCAATGGAAGCAACTGTGGAATTAATTGGACGAAAATGGGTTATAGCATTAATTAGAGATATGTATGTAGGAAAAAAACATTTCACCGAATTTAAAAAGAATAAACCTGCTTTAAATAATTCTGTCTTGTCAGATACTCTTAAATTCATGTGTGAAAAGGGATTGGTTGAAAAAATAATTATTGATGAAGATAAAAGAAGTAACACGGAGTATCACCTTACTGACAAAGCTAAAAAACTTAATCATGTTATATATGCCATGATATTATATGGATTGGATGTATTGGATTGTTGTGATGAATTACCCGAGATTAAACATAAGATGAAAAAGGGGTACTATGAATTATTTGAAATAGGGGATTATAAAGAGTAG
- a CDS encoding flavodoxin family protein, whose translation MNVVSVIASPRKNGNCKHIVDIFTEVIEENNGHNTVYFVEDMKIRGCQACRACKSFEKPTMCVLDDDFNRVMKKVSESDAFIFACPNYFGEICGQGRVFMDRFYSMTKTTPNQLKNNPKCVVIHTYGARDGHYDEYIAKKARVFNSIGCELVKILSIGENKPTRGDSHRLIEEVRMTAQELVGEQ comes from the coding sequence ATGAATGTTGTGAGTGTAATTGCTAGTCCGAGAAAAAATGGGAATTGTAAGCATATTGTGGACATATTCACAGAGGTAATAGAAGAAAACAATGGACACAATACTGTGTACTTTGTTGAAGATATGAAAATAAGGGGTTGTCAAGCATGTAGGGCATGCAAAAGTTTTGAAAAACCCACAATGTGTGTTTTAGATGATGATTTTAACCGTGTTATGAAAAAAGTGAGTGAATCGGATGCTTTTATTTTTGCATGTCCCAATTATTTTGGTGAAATATGTGGTCAAGGACGTGTTTTCATGGACCGGTTCTATTCAATGACCAAAACAACCCCTAATCAATTAAAAAATAATCCCAAATGTGTTGTAATTCATACTTATGGAGCTAGAGATGGACATTATGATGAATATATAGCTAAGAAAGCACGAGTATTTAATTCTATTGGATGTGAATTAGTGAAAATATTATCAATAGGAGAAAATAAGCCAACACGGGGCGATTCCCATAGGTTAATAGAAGAAGTTAGAATGACTGCACAGGAACTGGTAGGTGAACAATAA